The following DNA comes from Triticum aestivum cultivar Chinese Spring chromosome 3D, IWGSC CS RefSeq v2.1, whole genome shotgun sequence.
AGCGTCTATTTACGCGATTTAGCCCGAACGGTTCTCTTGACTGGTTCTTGATATTTTTGCTTCACCTTTTGAGGCCCGGTGCATCGTCCCACCGTTTGGGCGAGGCATTGAATTGGACGGGACGGGACGGAGCGGAGCGTGCCGTGCTGCAGCTGCAGCTGGTGGTGGTGGCGTGCGTCAGTTCTTCAAGACCAGCTGCCCCCCTCCCCACCCACTTCGCTCTCGGCTTCATTACTCTCTGCATTTGCATTTGGGTGGGCGTGGGCCATTCTCCTCCTCCGCTCTTGTTCTTCTTCCCTAGATCTGATCTGGTAGCCACCGAATCCTACCTGGTTCATCTCTTTGTGCGATTCTTGCTTTTCATTTCACTTCACGCtgcatctccctttgttttctgcagAGAGGCATTGGAGCGTGCAGCAATGGCGGGCGAACTTCCGACGCCCTTGGACATGGACACCCCGGCCAAAGTGGAGAAGCAAGATCCGAGGTGTCCGGAGAGCATACCGGCGGTCCCGGCCACGGCGACCGCAAACTGGTCCAAATGGTCCACGCTCCCGGACGATCTCGTCCGCCGCATCGCCAAGTGCTTCCTCTACACCAACGACGTCGACTACTACATGTGCTTCCGCGCCGTCTGCCCCAGCTGGCGCGCCGTCACCGGCGACCCCAAGAGAGACGCTCTGGACTCTGGAGCCCTGCTTCTGTTGCTTCCAGCCGCTACATTGGATGGTCCTGGACGACGACTTCCAGAGCGACGACACGCGGATGGTTCTGGAGCAGCgttggaagtcagaggcaggaggtggagcggcttcgtcttgcacggaggtTCGGtgaagatgtcaagtcatgcctgaccgacaggtgctacgcttggtcatgcctggtcggcaggtgctacgcacgacagatcctccaagggcttcaagctgtgtcggctggtggtacttggcagcatggcgctgaggtgtatcagtggcgaccgcgacgtgttcagctgtttgcgcgcagggaggaggtgccgttgggcgccgtggtggcgtcgacggtagctggaccgagcaaggttgatgcatcagtacagttctgaagatggagcggtggcagttggcggcggcggcctctgagagcacgccggaccagtgtgtgccctagacccggcaagtggctagat
Coding sequences within:
- the LOC123075479 gene encoding uncharacterized protein; its protein translation is MAGELPTPLDMDTPAKVEKQDPRCPESIPAVPATATANWSKWSTLPDDLVRRIAKCFLYTNDVDYYMCFRAVCPSWRAVTGDPKRDALDSGALLLLLPAATLDGPGRRLPERRHADGSGAALEVRGRRWSGFVLHGGSVKMSSHA